The sequence below is a genomic window from Ignavibacteriales bacterium.
ATTATTAATAGATGGATTCGGTGATGGCGTCTGGTTATCATACAATTCAAAAAAGTCTCCCGACGAAAATAATGGAACTTATGTCAGATCATTTATAAAAGATAAGAGTTCGGTTCAGGCAAACATAAACAGGTTATTGTTCGGCATACTTCAAGCGGCGCGGGTTCGCATTTCAAAAACAGAATATATTGCCTGCCCTTCCTGCGGCAGAACTTTATTCGATTTACAATCAACGACAGAAATGATCAGGAAAAGAACAGAACATCTTAAAGGTCTGAAAATAGCAGTTATGGGTTGCATAGTTAACGGTCCGGGGGAAATGGCTGATGCTGATTACGGATATGTTGGTTCGGGAGTGGGAAAAATTACGCTGTACCGGGCAAAAGATATTGTAAAAAGGAATGTCCCGTCAGAAGAAGCGGTTGACCGGTTGATAGAAATAATTAAGGAAGACGGATATTGGATTGATCCCGTCGTTTAGTCCAAAACTCCTAAATAAATTATTAAAATAGCATTGTTGGCGCATTTATTGATAATTAGAAATCAATAAGCTATATTAGTCCACCAAATATGATTGCTATTTTACCAGAAAGAATTTTAATCTTTATAACTAAACCCGGTCCTGAGTCAGGGCTTAAGAAAAGAAAAGTTTAGAAATGCACTTCAAATCCAGAAGTGCATTTTTTTTGTATGAAAAGTAAAGATGTGATAGAAGACATAGAAGAATGGACGCCAAAAGAAATCGCATGGCAAAAAGACAATGTCGGTTTACAGGTTGGCAGCTTAGAGCAAGAGATTAAAAATATTATGTTATGTCTTGATGTTGATGAAAACGTTATAGCAGAAGCCGGAAAGAAAAACTGTAACCTTATCATTTCCCACCATCCGTTCCTGTTTTATCCTATTAAGAAAATCAATACTGCTTCCGATCAAAAATCAAAATTAGTTTCCACCCTGTTAAAGAAAGATATTTCTGTTTACTCAATGCACACCAATTTTGATTATACAAAAGATGGTGTCAGCTTTAAACTTGCCGAAGCACTTAAACTTCAAAACATAAGATTCCTGAAAAACTTTGATAATAATCAGCTTAAGCTGGTCACGTTTGTGCCAAAAGACTCATTGAACAAAGTTGCAAATGCAATGTTTAATGCCGGTGCCGGAATAATTGGTGAATATAGTTCATGTAGTTTTTTATCTTCCGGAACAGGTACATTCAAAGGCTCTATAAAATCAAATCCGGCAATAGGGAAAAAGAATTTTCTCGAGCAAGTCGATGAACAGAGGCTGGAAGTGGTGTTAGATTCCTGGAAGTTAACCGGTGTAATAAAAGCCTTAAAATCATCTCATCCGTATGAAGAACCCGCATATGATGTTTATCCAATTTTAAATGGCAACGTAAATTACGGCGCGGGTGCAGTTGGGGAGTTATCCAGCCCGATGAATCAAAAAGCTTTTCTTGATCATGTTTCAAAATCATTGAGAATAAAAAATTTTCGTTACAGCGGAAAAGTAACAGGATATATAAACAAGATAGGCGTATGCGGAGGTTCCGGCACTGAATATATTAGCGATGCTGTGAGTGCTGGGTGTGATGCTTTTGTCACGGCAGATATAAAATATCATACTTTTCAGGAAATGGAGAAAAAAATTCTGTTGATTGATGCCGGACATTACGAGACCGAAATTCCTTCATTAAAAGAAATTGAAAAACGGTTGAACAGGAAATTAACCGGAAAACAAATAAAAGTTTATAAGTATAGCGGTTCAACGAACCCGGTAATTTTTTATAATAAAAAAGGAGCATAAATAAATTGTTTAACAGATTAAAAACTCTTTACGAGTTACAATTGATTGACGATCAGCTGGATGAACTGGAAGAACTCAGAGGTGATCTTCCAAATGCGGTTAAAGAACTTGAAAATAAAATTGACGGAATTAACCGTGACGTTGATCAGAAGGAAAAGGAAAGAACGGATTCCTTAAAAAAACGTGAACAGAATGATGAAGAAATCGAAAAATTAAAAGACAACCAGAAAAAATTTAAAGCTCAGCTTTACCAGGTCAGAAACAACAAGGAATATGATGCGCTGACAAAAGAAATTGATCATTCAGATGAAATAGTAAATAAACTTACTGCTGAAAACGATGCGCTTGCCGATCTGAGTAAAAAACTTAGTGAGGATATCGAATTAGTAACCCCAATGTTGTCGGAACTGACGGAAGAACTTAAAATAAAGCAGGCTGATCTGAAAGAAATCATTAAAGCCAATGAAAAAGAAGAAGCCAAACTTCTGCAGCTTAGAAAAACTAAAGAGACTGAAACGAAAAAACCTGACTATTCCGCATATATGAGAATCAGGAAAGCAAAAAAAGGAAAAGCAGTAGTAACAATAAAACGATCAGCCTGTTCAGGTTGTCATAATATTGTCCCTTCACAACGTCAACTTGAAATAAGAAGGAACAACAAGCTGTTTTTCTGTGAATACTGCGGAAGAATACTTGTTTCTCCGGAAGTTTCGGAATCTACAGAATAAAAAAAATCAGGAGGCTGCCTCAGAAGTACTTTCATACTTATAACAGATTTTTGAAATTTTACTTTTGAGACAACCTCTTCCATCCGGATGAAAATCCCCTATCATCTCAGCAAATCTTTTTAGCTGTTTTAGCAAGAGATATTTCGTATATTCGCACCACTGAATTCAATTGATTAACTGCTCGTTATTATCAGAGTGGTTTGAACTTTTTAATCAATTAATAACTTTTTTTATAAATACAGAATTAACATACTAATCCAAACCGGGCAATCGCTTTTGGTTTTATAACCAGAGGAGGAAAGTCCGAACTTCGTAGAACAGAGTGCCGGGTAATTCCCGGGGTTCCGCTTTTGCGGGATACGGAAAGTGCCACAGAAAAATACTTCTCCGGTTTAAACCGGGGTAAAGGTGAAAAGGCAGGGTAAGAGCCTACCGCAGTAATGGTAACATTACTGGTCCAGAAATGGATTCCGCTTTTGGCGGAACAAGGTAAACCCCACTCGAAGCAAGGTCAAATAAGGTAGTTGTTCCTTAACCGGAAGTGAGTTGTTCGCTCATAATAGCTGCCGGGTAGACCGCTGGATCCCGTTAGTAATAGCGGGACGAGATAAATGATTGCCGTCCTGATTTTTTTTCAGGATTACAGAATTCGGCTTACAGGTTTGGATTGCTATTAGTTCTTTAATTACCATAACTTTATGTTGAAAAAGCGTTGGAAAATTCAAGAAGTAAATGACGAATACGCAGTAAAATCACTCGCAGATTCCCTGAACATTTCTGAAGTCCTATCCAAACTTCTGGTTCAGCGTGATATCAAAAATTTCTCCCAGGCAAAATATTTTTTCAGACCAACACTCGATTCACTACACGATCCGTTCCTGATGGATGGAATGGAAGCCGCAACATACCGTGTTATAAAAGCACTTACAGAAAATCAGCTCATATATATTTATGGCGACTATGATGTAGACGGCACATGCTCAACTGCTCTTCTTTATATGTTTCTTAAAGAACTCGGGGCGAATGTTAAATTCTATATCCCCAAAAGATTAACTGAAGGTTATGGTATTTCAACTTCAGGAATTGATCATATAAAAAATGAAGGTGCCTCATTATTAATTTCTGTAGACTGCGGAATAACAGCCGTTGAAGAAACCGATTACGCAAATCGTATAGGTCTTGATATAATAATCTGTGATCATCATCAGCCTAAAGATCAACTGCCTAATGCTTATGCAGTGCTCGATCCGCTTAAACCGAATTGCAACTACCCGTTCAGTTATTTAAGCGGAGCCGGTGTAGCATTTAAACTTGCACAGGGAGTTTCTGAACGAATCGGTAAACGTGACCTGCCTTTAAAGTATCTTGACCTTGTTGCCTTAGCAGGTGCCGCTGATATTGTTCCTTTGATTGATGAGAATAGAATTCTTGTGAAAGAAGGATTGAACCAGGTCAACACTAATCCACGTCCGGGTATTGAAGCCTTGATTGAAAGCAGTAATATGGAGCCCGGTAATCTTACATCAGGACAAATTGTATTTACAATTGCACCGAGGATAAATGCTGTGGGCAGATTAGGCGATGCTGAACGCGCCGTTGAACTTCTTGTAACAGAAAATAAAAATGAAGCACTCGAACTTGCAAAAGTTCTTGAAAGTGAAAACTACCATAGAAGAAAAATTGATGTTGATACTTTTGATAATGCGCTCGACATAGTCGAAAACTCACTCGATCTTAACACCGACCTTGCCATAATTCTTCACCAGGAAAAATGGCATCCGGGTGTTATTGGTATTGTTGCGTCAAGGTTAGTTGAAAAATATTACCGCCCCACCATTATGCTAACAACAGTCGATGGAATTGCGAAAGGTTCTGCAAGAAGCATTTCAAACTTCAACATTTATGAAGCGCTGAAAAAATGTGAGGATCTTTTAATTCACTTTGGAGGACATCAGGCTGCTGCGGGACTTGCTGTTGAAGTTGAAAAAATCGAAGAGTTCAAAAATAAATTCAACAAAGTTGTTAAGGAGTCAATTACAGAGGAAGATCTTCTTCCGGAAATTAACATTGATACAAAACTAAAGTTCAGTGAAATCACTCCAAAATTCTTAAAGATAATTGATCAGTTCTCCCCGTTCGGTCCCGGCAATATGCGTCCGGTTTTTCTTGCAGAAAATGCTGAAGTAGTTAACACTCCAAGGAAAGTAGGAACCAATCATCTTATTTTGAATTTAAAACAAAACGGGTCCGATAAAATATTTGATTGTATCGGTTTCAATATGGCAGAACATTTTGAATCAGTAACTAAAAGCGGAAAATACCTGGACGTTGTTTTCACCATCGACAAAACTTTCCGTGATGGAAGAACATTTCCACAGTTCAGGTTAAAGGATTTAATAGTAAAAGAAAAATTTCAGGAGTAACCAGTAATGTCAGGTCATTCAAAGTGGGCAACCACAAAAAGAAAAAAAGCCGTGATAGATTCCAAACGCGGAAAAATTTTTACAAAGATGATCAAAGAAATCACCATCGCTGCACGTGAAGGCGGAGGCGATCCAAACGGCAATCCGAGATTAAGGCTTGCAGTAGATAATGCCAAGTCTGTAAACATGCCGGCAGATAACATTGACCGCGCAATTAAAAAAGCAACAGGAACTCTTGAAGGCGCTTCATACCATGAACTTACTTATGAAGGATATGCACCTGCGGGAATTGCTGTGGTAGTTGAAGTAGCAACTGACAATAAAAACAGAACTGTCGCTGAAGTCAGACACCTCTTTAGTAAAGGCGGAGGAAGTATGGCTGAAACCGGATCAGTATTATGGATGTTTGACCGCAAAGGTGTTATCACTCTTCCATGTCAGGGTAAATCTGAAGACGACTTGATGGAAATAATACTTGAAGCTGGCGCAGATGATCTTACAACGGAAG
It includes:
- a CDS encoding Nif3-like dinuclear metal center hexameric protein — translated: MKSKDVIEDIEEWTPKEIAWQKDNVGLQVGSLEQEIKNIMLCLDVDENVIAEAGKKNCNLIISHHPFLFYPIKKINTASDQKSKLVSTLLKKDISVYSMHTNFDYTKDGVSFKLAEALKLQNIRFLKNFDNNQLKLVTFVPKDSLNKVANAMFNAGAGIIGEYSSCSFLSSGTGTFKGSIKSNPAIGKKNFLEQVDEQRLEVVLDSWKLTGVIKALKSSHPYEEPAYDVYPILNGNVNYGAGAVGELSSPMNQKAFLDHVSKSLRIKNFRYSGKVTGYINKIGVCGGSGTEYISDAVSAGCDAFVTADIKYHTFQEMEKKILLIDAGHYETEIPSLKEIEKRLNRKLTGKQIKVYKYSGSTNPVIFYNKKGA
- the recJ gene encoding single-stranded-DNA-specific exonuclease RecJ, with amino-acid sequence MLKKRWKIQEVNDEYAVKSLADSLNISEVLSKLLVQRDIKNFSQAKYFFRPTLDSLHDPFLMDGMEAATYRVIKALTENQLIYIYGDYDVDGTCSTALLYMFLKELGANVKFYIPKRLTEGYGISTSGIDHIKNEGASLLISVDCGITAVEETDYANRIGLDIIICDHHQPKDQLPNAYAVLDPLKPNCNYPFSYLSGAGVAFKLAQGVSERIGKRDLPLKYLDLVALAGAADIVPLIDENRILVKEGLNQVNTNPRPGIEALIESSNMEPGNLTSGQIVFTIAPRINAVGRLGDAERAVELLVTENKNEALELAKVLESENYHRRKIDVDTFDNALDIVENSLDLNTDLAIILHQEKWHPGVIGIVASRLVEKYYRPTIMLTTVDGIAKGSARSISNFNIYEALKKCEDLLIHFGGHQAAAGLAVEVEKIEEFKNKFNKVVKESITEEDLLPEINIDTKLKFSEITPKFLKIIDQFSPFGPGNMRPVFLAENAEVVNTPRKVGTNHLILNLKQNGSDKIFDCIGFNMAEHFESVTKSGKYLDVVFTIDKTFRDGRTFPQFRLKDLIVKEKFQE
- a CDS encoding YebC/PmpR family DNA-binding transcriptional regulator, whose amino-acid sequence is MSGHSKWATTKRKKAVIDSKRGKIFTKMIKEITIAAREGGGDPNGNPRLRLAVDNAKSVNMPADNIDRAIKKATGTLEGASYHELTYEGYAPAGIAVVVEVATDNKNRTVAEVRHLFSKGGGSMAETGSVLWMFDRKGVITLPCQGKSEDDLMEIILEAGADDLTTEEEYFEIQTALESFEPVRKAVVEKGLSIENASLQYIAKNMVAVKGEDAEKVMKLIESLEDNDDVQNVYSNADFID